In Xenopus laevis strain J_2021 chromosome 2S, Xenopus_laevis_v10.1, whole genome shotgun sequence, a genomic segment contains:
- the LOC121400350 gene encoding zinc phosphodiesterase ELAC protein 2-like — protein sequence MSQPPCQVRAFSSRKDKPPKDTLRHIKRREKRQGVGQSNGPATVYVQVAGAGSRDSGASVYVFSEFNRYLFNCGEGTQRLTQEHKLKIARLDKIFLTRMDWANVGGLQVSSTEWFLDVLSGHTMTGAFEVVYLSNIQKCI from the exons ATGTCTCAACCTCCCTGCCAGGTTCGGGCTTTCTCCAGCCGCAAGGACAAGCCTCCCAAGGACACGCTCCGTCACATAAAGAGACGCGAGAAGCGCCAGGGAGTCGGCCAGAGCAATGGGCCCGCCACAGTCTATGTGCAAGTAGCCGGGGCCGGCAGCCGGGACTCAGGCGCCTCGGTCTATGTCTTTTCCGAGTTCAACAG GTATCTGTTTAACTGTGGCGAGGGAACACAGAGATTGACGCAGGAACACAA ATTGAAGATAGCACGGctggacaaaatttttttgacccgAATGGACTGGGCCAATGTGGGGGGCTTACAGGTTAGTTCAACAGAATGGTTTCTGGATGTTCTCTCTGGCCACACAATGACGGGGGCATTTGAAGTTGTATATTTGAGTAATATACAGAAATGCATCTGA
- the LOC121400567 gene encoding mitogen-activated protein kinase kinase kinase kinase 4-like — translation MLTETARVKIIDFGNSWNLDPQTGLCHEADGTAHWMAPEAIRQKGQRLAYDTKCDIWSLGITAIEMAEGKPPYADIYPVEQLIREAQPPKLQSDRWSQRFVSFLDSCLKKDPSERGSAEELLQHPFITQLTPKKIIRAEIGEHLRTLQNRPAKKGEGIHYI, via the exons atgctcacagagacGGCCAGAGTCAAgatca tcgactttggaaacAGCTGGAACCTGGACCCGCAGACAGGATTGTGCCATGAAGCAGACGGGACTGCACATTGGATGGCACCCGAGGCCATAAGGCAGAAGGGCCAGCGCCTGGCGTacgacaccaaa tgtgacatctggtcgctgggGATAACCGCCATCGAAATGGCCGAAGGAAAACCAC CATATGCAGATATATACCCTGTGGAGCAGCTGATTAGAGAAGCCCAACCACCGAAGCTTCAATCAGACAGATG gTCACAACGTTTTGTGTCCTTCTTGGATTCCTGTCTGAAGAAGGATCCTTCAGAGAGAGGGAGTGCTgaagaactcctgcagcacccattcaTCACCCAACTGACACCTAAGAAGATCATCAGGGCTGAGATTGGAGAACATCTCCGGACTCTGCAGAACCGGCCGGCCAAGAAAGgtgagggaatccattatatttga